The genomic region ggaatatgttatatttacaaCTTTTCCAGCACTAAAATCCCggatgatcccccatttgttaccggctggctaaaggttggcaacaaaatggaggccacacataaattgatcttcctgcttctggcgagagcagacgtgtttttcctcctctcccctcttatcttagcttggctccttcccagtctgtctaccctgtcttgtggaatctctttttctcttttttctttgtcccctgcctgctgttttcctgaaacattcgaaatggaattgattaactggtcactcagcgctattgacaagatttttttcatctaaacatgcttctccggggGAGCCACAATGTCCGAGTGGAacgttccctgcaggctacgCTCGCGATTCCTGGGGGgattggcaggtggtctgcctggacgtGCTCACTGTGGAAGACGTTGaagatatttggataattggaattctgttggtggggctcctgatcatcggccttggggtctcgcTGACCTATCGTAAAATTGGTAacacagccgccagcaaatttacccacaagctgtctggggaacttatgacgctgaggtcggtaACCATtgagtgatggacattgattcggataaattctaccgagtcaacctaaattggactgcaactgatcaacTACCCGCACCCCCCTCCCCGCAACCCTTCacccgagcaggaaaacaaccagcagctggccattctatctcgtcctgtgctctggttatctcttcaaggccacgccgatgaactgagcttttaacaacacagacagtttgatgctcacattgcacacacaactcactatctcacacacccaccatacactccctcccccatcccgcCCCACATCCATATGTCTGCCTCAATTTTGTGTATCTCACACCCCCTCTATATGCCActtcaaaaaattccttcatgtatccacatgaactgtgtgttgtcttgtgcattacaTTGTGATGTTTGTATTACCATGTTGCTGTCAGCATATATCGTTTTCAGGGAGTGCGTGTGGCGGCGCTTGTATTAGCAGTATTGGCATGCTCCAAACggtattttgttgccttgtacatgtgtaatgacaataaagttatctatctatctatctatctatctatctaaaagtagtttatcacaaactaacgaACACCggatgttacattttttaagaaaggtAATtagtcagtcaaacaatgttccatagacatgctctaaatgttgtttctagtttaagatggagctctacagcatggcacctcactaactcactctcttggtttttctctgttgatagaaacggagaggaagaggagtcagacgtcaccgctgtcagcactgtgacaaatccttcacaacatcaggatatttaaagattcatcagagagttcacactggtgagaagccttacagctgtgatcaatgtggggcagctttcacacaacagagtgccctgaaaagacatcaacgcattcacactggagagaaactgtacagctgtgatcaatgtggggaaactttttCTCGTGGTGATGCCCTTAaagctcaccagcgcattcacactggagagaagccgtacagctgtgaacaatgtggggaaaccttttctcatagtagtTACCTTAtaatacatcaacgcattcacactgaagagaagccgtacagctgtgaacaatgtggaaaaacctttACTAATATTagtcaccttaaaagacaccagcgcattcacactggagagaagccgtactggtgtgaacaatgtggggaaacgttttctcagcatagtaaccttaaaactcaccagcgtattcacactggagagaagccgtacagctgtgaagaatgtggggaaaccttttctttgAAGCGTAACCTtgaaactcaccagcgcattcacactggagagaggccgtactggtgtgaacaatgtggggaaaccttttctcatagtagtagccttaaaagacaccagcgcgtTCACACTACCTCGTTCCAAACCGAAACTTGAACTCAGTATAGAGCAAACTTctgtagagcaaagagaagaggctaaacTTTTGGGTGTGATAATTGACAAGAGATTGTTGGGACAAACATGTTCAGAAGCTGGTAACTAAAATGGGCAACACCTtgtcagttattaaaaggtgtgcaaacatcttcacaCCACAGATACGTAAAAAAGTtcttcaggttttgtttttttcacatatggATTACTGCTCAATAGTGTGGTCCAGCACTTcagcaattaatatgaaaaaattaCAAGTGATTCAGAATAAAGCTGCACGTGTGGCTCTCTTGTGTtggtttagatcaaatgttgataacatgcatgaacaactctcatggcttaaagttaaaaatagatttgtgtattcgctaatgtttttttttacataacataacaaataaaaaaccttttactTTATACACAAAACTGTCCTTTAGTACTGCTATACATCATTATCCAACGAGGCGTGCAGTAggagggagttttattttacctaaagtgaaaactaaatcaattcagcgTTCTGTCGGGTACAGAGcgatgtgtgaatggaactctctccAACGAAtatcaaacacaactctcagtatggtttaaaaaatcacttagacatatttatttcaaaggaattaaatatgtaatttaaaattagtttgttatAGGGCTTTTGTTATCTATTTCTAAATTGATTTATCTATTCAGAGtagtgtcttttatttattcttgtATAAATTGCGTTAACTTTAAGATTTAATTATGGTTagtattttctaatttatgtctgtgtgtgtgtaatgaaatgtcacaaaGAGTATTCAAAGAAAggattgtaggaccccaggaagaaaagcttttagttcatgctgaagctaatggggatccaaataaaacaaacaaacaagtttacttcaacatttttccggGTAGGGGTTTCTGTAGaaacattcaggggatgtagctcagtggtagagcgcatgctttgcatgtatgaggcccgggttcaatccccggcatctccaacaagtgttctgttacaacagtctgtaaaagagctgcaaacctcttattctgaaagaccaaagtattaaaaggcaatctccttgtgttcatggtaattaatgcaaaaatcagtctcaatgaccagatgtgttgcaagatttgcagtgaacagtgcattgtcctaatggggatcaaatgaaacaaacaaacaaaatgcattacCACTTTTGCATCAaggaaatgtgatcagtcagtgactagaaGGGCAATGTtctagtagtttgtttggcatgtagtgtttttatggcaacactgccagattgagctgtctGATTATTTTGAACAATAGACTACTTTTgacgcaaaacattttaccaaaattggaaatgaattttggtaaaaaggaaatgcagcttggatttgtcactgacttgaaaggctatggtcaggtagatcgtcatggggtcttttcatggctccactgacCGAGTCAGTTTTCCGATAGCGTTCTTCTCATATTCAATGAtcttagaaaaagtaaaagaaattcgGAAACATtgaggggatgtagctcagtggtagagcgcatgctttgcatgtatgaggacctgggttcaatccccggcatctccagcTGGTAGTCCTTGTCCAGTCTGTCAAAGAGTTGCagaagctcttattctgaaagagaaaatgaaacaatgcagCGAGTATTAAAAGGCCATAAAGTGGATGATGAACTTATCAAGTGTCTAAAAACTCggtgcactttacccatgtcctgctttactcaacaATTGAAAAGGATTAGTGCATATTTgaatagcacagtgttgtgagTTGCCGTGACCTCCTTGCatttatggtaattaatgcaaaatcaGTCTCAAGGCCCAGATGTGtatcaagatttgcagtgaacattgctttgcccagtgatggtggtatagtggtgagcatagctgtcTTCCAAGCAATtcacctgggtttgattcccagccattgcattagttttcattttgggattacttgctttatttgtgaagactagccagaaaggttactcgcccaacccaatttgataaaatattagatctctgttatggtacaaataagggagcatatcaatcaatcaagctgcctccacgaggatccacagacacaggaagtgcactacgatttgcactctgaccgtgtctggtaactactactaacctgttgaaaagtttatcaacagagcagaaagcagcagaaaggcaacaggtgtgttacttttcgagtatgatttatatcgtagcagtgcaagcatttatcccaggtttgatttccagccacctgcagttgcatttacaggttttgaagccatatacaacattaccattacatgttttacccaggtttcttcttttattcagtgatatttcaatttccttgcggaagtcatcccaaaaggattaataaagatatgtctaagtctatctcagaaaaaacttttaaaaatctgaaaatcttcaggggatgtagctcagtggtagagctcatgctttacatgtatgaggacctggcatctccagcaggtattatggtagagtctttaaaagagctgcagaagatattacctcctgtggtaatctgactggtagggttatagaacgtagtggtagactaagacctcctgtgacacaaactaagcagtatgctctctcttttatacctcagactatcagacagcacaacaagcactttaaatgtacatgttttacagtctccattttactgtatttatgtacttgtactgtaatatatttattgtattacgctccagtttttatgggtgtcatGGTGGTTATGAGCACCGTAgcttccatttttatagatgaaacTTGTCATGCCAGCAGGCATTACAGAAAttaatgctttgttaaacacCAACAAACAGGAAATACACTTAGCTCacatacaaagcacaggaaatagcagaggatggtttcgatccaccgacctctgggttatgggcccagcacgcttccgctgcgccactctgctctactGCTTGTGGCAATGGGCTGGAAAATATGTAATTGACATTTTTGAGGCGAGGTTTGGGATCCTGTGGCAACCAAggctccaacagcttacgggttgtaaagttaaacatttggtagacctttctactatcttttatgtgagcttcctgattactcacacattgactATTCACaagtaacacttgtgattggctggtgtttaatgcaaagaaaggactggagcatttattgtagagaataagtatgctgacactgaagtattgagacaacagtgactgaaaatctaattcaatctacatatgggtcttcttaaagatctaaatagattttctcacctcagagtcatctggagcacgtaacgattagcttctgtccctctgaaccctgagtgacaatcactctgtagtgaatgagatgcagttcccccccccctcagtctaaccaagactatactttcagggatcgtTTCTAGAgattctgacttgaggaatgtgtttctaaagtgttaggtctcgctgaccacgatgatgatgagttgtgatattcctttctgagcgtgaagctgacagagagtaatgattcacttcatatgctctctgtcattgatgattgttctttgcttctttatggagtattgaGGAAAGGAATATGATCAGAATGGTAGTAGTAGATATGTGGAAAACTAACATGTGTGAAGGTAACAAAACCTGCTAAGCTTTCTAATTAACTGAAGTTATAATCGGTCTCAAAGTATGTTTGGTCCATGGTGAACAAGGttacttgaaagggttaacaccttCTTTCTTGACTTCGTAATACCTTATgtccagtgtaaaaatataaactgagttaagccataattcattttcatttctacctttgcttttcctactttgacatgtcaaaaaggtgcattgtttgaaagcccatctctacacatccatgttccactcccacaggtgtttccacttgactaatcagactgtgtggcctttacaggctcagcttgattgacatgtattaaaggggtggaacggtccACTGAGGTCCCtgtggacgggatggcatgttgtaacgaggtttgagtacatacagcaaatacttgaagccaggttacttcacgagtggatacggggcattgaaggtgatgtgtaaatcctgattgattcagtgattttttttggccctgtttgtatttggatctaaaggctggttaaccactgtagggaggagacgttggacagtttttttgtctcgttccagtgattggcatgtctgggtgaaggcgttggatatgcgttagcatgtttgatgtatttccactcacgcACCAACAACGCCGACCCACAGTCCTGGTTctatccaccactttctcacctgtactactggaactgactgggaaaccaaattttccccgtgggtcgccaccactcgccgtaggagaggctgctcttccttagtgctgctggctcggactcatatgaagggaaatatggggcaaaaggtgagagctagcagaacaaaaaaatctgaacttatgTGTAAATTtgcaattgtaaaaataaaaatttcagGGTTCTATCACCAGATGAGAGACACCTCTGTCCGTCTTAttcatgtagcatggaagctaccgttagctaactagccaacGGCCGGGCCAACTCACAATCAGACTGAACAATGTTcttgaaaaaaatgctaataaacaatacaaaaaataaaaaacaacacagcaatatatttcttgtcctgcctatgcaccacctgtctgtactttgtatctcacattgcacttttctggttagacacaaactgcatttcattgtctttgtacttgtactctgcacaatgacaataaagttgaatctaatctaataaaaaaaaaaagatggatgtctttgcacaagagcagtacacacaagtatgcgccgtttgggacgtcattttctctaactccagtAACTGTGTGTGCTCAGCAACTTCCTATTATTTAACCTTCTGAgacctaaggtcatttttatagctcattgtccgtctgcttctatttctataaaagcttgtaaaacctCAACCCTGGTGTCTCCAGTCAAGATCAACATCATTTCTTTCAGAACAAACTGGTTATTAGgatatttgtgctgcactgaggtcacttgaattttaaaaatggttgtaggaccttaaagggaACGTGAATCTTCCaattatgtattgatatcacacacagagcagtacgaGCTGAGCCAGtctcctctaaaacacttctcgtatgtcctgggagtcaagaaataaacattagaacttatacaactatgcatttatttttagcttaatttacccaacagaacagctttggagtcattggaatgagtTGAAgtgtggtcgtctcgctcccccctagcaCCTGTGAgctgaaacccccccccccttgcgaCTTTCAGTTAGCGTGTCGCCGACTCAGCGTCAGGAAGTGtagcgtgatatcaggtcttgctAACAAGATAGCGATGgatttcttttggtgtttttcacaGTATCGTCATGACTGAGCCGGTaaaagggaaacagaaacttaagaaagcattgttggaggaacagaAAAGAAACTGCAGACTGACAGAGGGAAGAGTCAGACACACAGAGGCTGCCTAATATTTTCAGAAGCTGGAGGTGGAGCTCAATAGACAATACCacgagaaaaaagtgagaaaacagcCAAGAATGGCCAGAACTGCATTGCTCCCCTttaattgaagtgttttcctcTTCACTGAGGTGTTGGAACAGTAGCTGAGAGTGATGGTCTGCCAATGAGGCAAATTTTGAGCCCGTTGGCATGCCAACACCATCTAcagtaggtaaatcactggctactataggagtacctcataccttttacagGTTcagtggttaatagttatggtcaaatgaagcttcattaagctttctgaacaatgtcttcattttctgaacacattcactcagtgtgttttaaatgtaatgtgctgtatttatatagcgcttttccagtcttaacactgctcaaagcgctttacatctacagggaacattcaccattcacacacattcaccactgtggccggggctgccgtacaaggtgccacctttcatcagataaacattcaacacattcacactccgatgcgcagcaccggggcaactcggggttcagtggaaggacacttcgacaatgactgcacgGGCGgtgatcgaaccaccaaccttccgattggcaggcaaccgctctaccactgagccacagccgcccctaacTTGTGATTGGCTTGTTGGCTTATTATTGGTTGTGGATCTGTGATTGCCCAagaggtgctctcagtccagcaactctcccgctcatctttgttagttttactctgtccagcataaatcactgacaccatacctcgcactcatccatgcatacacattcacctctgactaaactgactaccaccatcattgaattatcatttcttctGTTGTGGTCATGTTCTCGTGTTTCCTTCAAccttgcacacggtcttttgtcctggccttttcatggggtcatgacaaagcatctagggtcggtgttttaaaaacaaagaaaacacaactgAAGCTGAAAATGCAGTGACAGGTGGATGaacactggcacaagcacatgaatggaagttgtaaTTCTGTTGTTTCGTCTGACATTGagaccctagtcgacccagtccaaaccatcgcggtaagcctcactgggtgtccaaactaaaatgaaaagaggaaacttggtagactccttactgatgtttacaTCTGTACTCACtatgccctttttttaaagcaccagccaatcacaagtgttatatgtgaataatcaatgtgtgagtaatcaggaagcataaaagatagtggcaaggtctaccaaatgtttaactttacaacccatAAACTGTTCCTTCAAAATGTGGATCACAAATTATCCAGACCATAGGTTTaaagagcagagtggcgcagcggaagcgtgctgggcacataacccagaggtcaatggatcgaaaccatcctctgctaattgccaTGCTTTGTGACTGGACTGTACTGCACACCTGATCACATTTACCAacgcatctgttgctgcaagtgtctgaagttaTACGTTTCCATCTGCTGAAAAGTACACTCTTAATGGTATGTCaggttatttcatccataaacacaaaacaataaatatactacaatactgtaaatagataaatagaaactgtaaatcatgtacatttaaagtgcttgttgtgttgtctgataCTCTGAGGTATTAAAAAGGgggcataccgcttagtttgtgttacAGGAGGTCttgggctgaatctcatttctctatctcacCCCTTTCCCTTGTTTTTGCGGGTTCACGCGAAACCTAGTGTTGTCCCAATACTCTTTTTGAACAAGGGAaaaggggtgtatggcccttggaaccatagacagtgaaataCAAAATCAAGGGAGGACGTGAGCTTACTTGAAGCAGGAggaaacagcagctgatccactttggggctgaaagcgagcagaagtttcttaaataatgtgttcatgttgtacccattcattattgcattggtactgtgttattgtaatcatttgtaattaattcttgttcatgcacttgGTTGGCACTTGGTTTTGATACaagacactgatgaaatgtgtgtgtgtgtgtgtgtgtttgtggggggagggggggagggttactggccaacaggcatcagacttgtcaggaatatcagaacagctgtagttaatttgtttgtggtctagtgtgtattttttttggttttacacatttgagtgcctttttatgtgtgtgacatgttagttatggttctaatggTTGATAACGGTtcgttaatataatatatattttttaatgtttttgcctattatgtttaatttatcaccaataaagacagatttttgtcaacaaaatgtttttctgaacaccaatgacattcaaaacggtgataactgaaacagatatacaacacatcATGTATACagagtgtatatgtatgtttacaTGATACATgcgtatacacatatgtattgcaaacagacctaagtactacacagataagaacatctgcctctgcaacaccaaagtgaacataaaataactataaaatatataaatatatacatgcatatgacactgttgtcaaaacctacacagtcaacagacagagacggcatcttggaagtttgtgattaatactgtatgatgatgtaaccaagtggtgtcccattttataggggtatgttttcacccctaccctaCCCCCTAcctagctcagtggtagagcgcatgctttccatgtatgaggacctggcatctccagcaggtattatggtagagtctttaaaagagctgcagaagatattacctcctgtggtaatctgactggtagggttatagaacgtagtggtagactaagacctcctgtggtaatctgactggtagacagcacaacaagcactttaaacatacatgttttacttgctattttacagtgtttatgtacttgtactgtggtatatgtattgtgttatgctgcagtttttatgggtgttacatattatgagcactgtagtttccatttttatggaagaaataaacttgacatgccattaagtttactcttcaacaggtggagacatttcacttcagacacttaaCAGATGCTTGTTAACAGCCTGGACATAGACTTAATGCAAATGCAAAGCATAGGaagtagcagaggatggtttcggtccatcgacctctgggttatgggcccagcacgcttccgctgcgccactctgctctgcatggctcaaacaaaagaaatagtAATTAACTATGATTTTACACGCGCCGAAAGCGGGACTAATGTGCGACGCAAACTTCTACACAATTCAGTGTAATAATAATCTAATTCAGAGCAAAATACCGTAGGGTGCCTGCCACGTCCACACGTGGTGCTGCTCCTCGGTGAATGAGACACTACTCTCTGAGAGAGAAGCTCCGATTTCTCCTGTTGCCAGAGTCTTAAAGCAAAAACCATTTTATCTCGTAAGAGACTTGTTGTTCTTGCACATAACCGTGTTCCTGTTGCTCCTCACACAGAGAGTGAAATCACGTTAGTAAATGTCTGGTCTTGACATGTTTACAACTTGATCGTGTTTTTCAGCATATTGTTTAGGTAgtttgtttccccatcctgtatatattcaaatatttgttcttttaatcttattattattattttttcatgtatatGTACGtatgtttcatttatatttttagtctgtactgtgtgactgttgtacgctgctgtaacactataatttccctttttttggatcaataaatatctatctatctatctatctatctatctatctatctatctatctatctatctatctatctatctatctatcaactCATCGAAGCAGAAGCGAAAATCCAAATGTCACATTCCTTGCTAGGTCTACACAATGTTGTGATGTTAAAACGTAATTTCATTCCTCTTTGGTGTTGCATTGCGATAAcaaatagctacatttgtgtaaagtaatcaaCAGGCTTATGCCCGtgttgagtagggagggaaatgtaatgcatacccctACGTTTTAtcttctaatatttatcatgaaacgaggaagcGATATAGAGCCCCAATTAAacagaaagtgagaaaaacagcagtgagagaaacaaatcaagggactgaagagcaggaagagggagagccagaggagtttgGGGAGAGGGCATGTGATGAAAGGGAGAGatctgacacagagagggatattccagagggtgaggaggatgaagaagagggtgaggaagatgaagaagagggtaaGGAGAATGAAGAGCATgaaaaagagagtgaggagaaagaaaacataaatgggacagagagaggaacagccagagggacagcaagtggatccatgtggatcaagtactgcaccatcaggtttgtgatgaagaaggttcttactattttcaaagcagtgcaattacaatttcattgtaggtctgctgtgtccttaaaatggtgctttctgctggaaaaattctttttttgtgtcaatacagctctgtttctttttttttagtacatacttggcctacattttgaaatgcatgcaggtatacatgcatacagtgctATGCATGCttttaggaacccatgctgaagttgactaaaaagaggaattaaaaaaatcatattttggaaagtgatcttaatgccttaatttaataaaaaggaaaaagccaacCTTTAAGTATACCAAAtgcattgtccagtgatggtggtatagtggtgagcatagcagtagttttctttgtgtggttacttgctttatttgtcacgaagtaaccagaaaggttacttgcccaacccaattggaaaaaatattagatctctgttatagtacaaataagggagcatatcaatcaatcaagctgcctccacgaggatccacagacacaggcagtgcactacgatttgcaatttgtttaaagtttatgaacatttgagcaaacatatacagtactgcttttcaggttgttgtggccgagtggttaaggcgatggactagaaatccattggggtctccccgcgcaggttcaaatcctgctgacaacgaaAAGTTATCTTTAAGAATGGCAGCAAACAAATGACACCTCACGGTttaccaaattgcagatgtgccttcacaaacaatattgtgttatctcataggtactggaaacaccaatgtatttcttgtctgtgttacaagatttgcagtgaacgttgtattgtcaacaggtgtgttactttttgactatgatttataccatagcagtgcaattatttttcccaggtttgatttccagtcaccacagttgcatttacaggttttgaagccatatacaacattaacattacatgttttccccaggtttcttcttttattcagtgatatttcaatatccttgtgggagtcatcccaaaaggattaataaaaataagtctaagtctatctcggaaaaaagttttaaaaaatctgaaaatcttcaggggatgtagcttttggctttttccttgcaaaggttttttttccaacaacattaacaagcataccattagttacggtgccggtgtttgtcacgatgtggagagctaatacttgcaggtagtgtggccgggtggtctaaggtgctggattaaGGTTCCagaatcatccatccatcaccttgctgagattgttccatgttaacctgaggttcaacaagtaattgtgataa from Etheostoma spectabile isolate EspeVRDwgs_2016 unplaced genomic scaffold, UIUC_Espe_1.0 scaffold00001392, whole genome shotgun sequence harbors:
- the LOC116674991 gene encoding zinc finger protein 239-like; the encoded protein is GVKKEEKRRGRGVRRHRCQHCDKSFTTSGYLKIHQRVHTGEKPYSCDQCGAAFTQQSALKRHQRIHTGEKLYSCDQCGETFSRGDALKAHQRIHTGEKPYSCEQCGETFSHSSYLIIHQRIHTEEKPYSCEQCGKTFTNISHLKRHQRIHTGEKPYWCEQCGETFSQHSNLKTHQRIHTGEKPYSCEECGETFSLKRNLETHQRIHTGERPYWCEQCGETFSHSSSLKRHQRVHTTSFQTET